A genomic stretch from Methanomassiliicoccales archaeon includes:
- a CDS encoding M20 family metallo-hydrolase, with translation MPSVDELLAVIDGYREEMIEALKELIRIPAIGPENGGDGEFERARYLRELAERCGFEEIELFDALDERVRLRLRPNIVAKKRGSSDQTAWIVTHMDTVPPGDLDGWSYPPFSPRVVDGKLYGLGAEDNGQALIASLFAAKAINSFGLSGEKTMGLALVADEECGNEKGIKFLIREGVFRSGDMIYVPDYGVPDGSVIEVAEKSLLWLKITVEGIQAHASSPGKGINAMKVGSKFMTFLLDHLTEKYGKLNDLFIPPNSTFEPTKRLQTVGNINTIPAEDVFYLDFRVLPEYEIEEVKKTVETIARLFEERSGARIKIETEQATKAGPPSSTNTEAMNALTSAIKRVKGIEPVARGIGGGTCANLFRQVGFDAYVWQTVDGVAHTINEYSKIDNLIADAKVFAVMLATICYPNHFER, from the coding sequence ATGCCATCCGTTGATGAACTGCTTGCTGTTATTGATGGTTATAGGGAAGAAATGATCGAAGCACTGAAGGAACTCATCAGGATTCCTGCAATCGGCCCTGAGAATGGGGGTGATGGAGAGTTTGAAAGGGCCAGATATCTGAGAGAGCTCGCGGAACGCTGTGGGTTCGAAGAGATTGAATTGTTCGATGCCCTTGATGAAAGGGTGCGCCTCCGTTTGAGACCGAATATTGTTGCTAAGAAAAGGGGATCCTCAGATCAAACCGCATGGATCGTCACACATATGGATACGGTGCCGCCGGGCGATCTTGACGGTTGGAGCTATCCTCCGTTCTCCCCGCGGGTTGTTGACGGTAAGCTCTATGGTCTCGGTGCTGAGGACAACGGTCAGGCGCTCATCGCATCGCTCTTCGCTGCCAAAGCGATCAACAGTTTCGGATTGAGCGGGGAGAAAACGATGGGTCTTGCGCTTGTGGCCGATGAGGAGTGCGGAAATGAAAAAGGAATCAAATTTCTCATCAGGGAGGGGGTGTTCCGATCAGGGGATATGATTTACGTGCCAGATTACGGCGTGCCAGATGGATCTGTTATCGAAGTCGCCGAAAAATCGCTTCTCTGGCTTAAAATCACTGTTGAAGGCATTCAGGCACACGCCTCTTCCCCTGGAAAGGGCATCAACGCGATGAAGGTCGGATCGAAATTCATGACTTTCCTGCTCGATCATCTCACAGAAAAATATGGTAAGTTGAACGACCTCTTCATTCCGCCAAATTCGACATTCGAGCCGACAAAGCGGTTGCAGACGGTTGGGAATATCAACACGATTCCGGCAGAGGATGTTTTCTATCTCGATTTCCGTGTACTGCCAGAGTACGAGATCGAAGAGGTCAAAAAAACCGTCGAAACGATTGCCAGGTTGTTTGAAGAGAGGAGTGGCGCGCGAATCAAGATCGAAACGGAGCAGGCAACGAAAGCTGGCCCACCCTCATCGACAAACACGGAAGCGATGAACGCGCTCACATCAGCGATCAAGAGGGTGAAAGGGATCGAACCTGTGGCAAGGGGCATCGGCGGTGGCACATGTGCTAACCTCTTCAGGCAGGTCGGGTTTGACGCATACGTATGGCAAACGGTCGACGGTGTGGCGCATACCATAAATGAGTATTCAAAAATCGACAATCTCATCGCCGACGCGAAGGTTTTTGCGGTTATGCTTGCGACGATTTGTTATCCAAATCATTTCGAGCGCTGA
- the ftsY gene encoding signal recognition particle-docking protein FtsY encodes MFESLKKKLFGWKKKATELPESPEAIIGDSGRKISESMLDEILWDLEIDLLESDVALPVVEEIKKGVRDNLIGKKIERGYAPEDAIELALKSSIEKVLKKNEFDFDQFIASRQKPVVLMFVGINGTGKTTAIAKIAHRLQKNGMSCVLAASDTFRAGAIEQLSVHAERLNCKIVKHKPGSDPAAVAFDAVEHAKARKKDVVLIDTAGRMQTNVNLMDEMKKIKRVVKPDLVIFVGDALAGNDAIEQAATFDKEVGIDAVILTKIDADAKGGAALSIAHAVNKPIAFLSTGQGYDDFIKFDSKWMVERLFAKETTTNNV; translated from the coding sequence GTGTTCGAGTCGCTGAAGAAGAAACTCTTTGGGTGGAAGAAGAAAGCGACCGAACTCCCGGAGTCGCCAGAGGCAATCATTGGCGACAGCGGCCGAAAGATTTCTGAAAGCATGCTTGATGAGATACTCTGGGATCTCGAGATCGATTTGCTCGAGTCCGACGTCGCCCTGCCCGTTGTTGAAGAGATTAAGAAAGGCGTTCGGGATAATCTAATAGGCAAGAAAATTGAAAGGGGATACGCCCCCGAGGATGCCATCGAGCTCGCGCTCAAGAGCTCCATCGAGAAGGTGCTCAAAAAGAATGAATTTGACTTTGATCAATTCATCGCTTCTCGACAAAAACCTGTGGTCCTCATGTTTGTCGGCATCAACGGTACAGGCAAAACGACAGCAATCGCGAAAATCGCCCATCGCCTTCAAAAAAATGGGATGAGTTGTGTGCTCGCAGCTTCCGACACCTTTAGGGCGGGCGCGATCGAGCAGCTGAGTGTTCACGCCGAGAGGCTCAACTGCAAGATTGTTAAACACAAGCCCGGAAGTGATCCAGCTGCTGTCGCCTTCGACGCAGTCGAGCACGCGAAGGCGAGGAAGAAAGATGTCGTTCTCATCGATACGGCTGGCAGAATGCAGACGAATGTCAACCTGATGGATGAAATGAAAAAAATCAAGCGGGTTGTCAAACCAGATCTCGTGATTTTCGTCGGCGATGCCCTCGCGGGCAACGACGCGATCGAGCAGGCTGCGACGTTTGATAAGGAAGTTGGAATCGACGCTGTCATACTCACGAAAATCGATGCGGATGCGAAGGGAGGCGCTGCTTTATCGATCGCGCACGCTGTAAACAAACCGATCGCCTTTCTTTCAACCGGTCAAGGATATGATGATTTCATTAAGTTCGATAGCAAATGGATGGTCGAACGGCTGTTCGCGAAAGAAACCACCACTAATAATGTATGA
- the pfdA gene encoding prefoldin subunit alpha, with protein sequence MSEKELQESLALLDLYRAQIESLAEQQQIVQASIEEHMRAKSTLTSVSKSEEGTEILVPVGGNSFVFAKVASNKKAIVGIGSGISVEKPMDEAVKTIESRLQELIDTFNKLGERRSALEAQSSQLTRKIQETYQKVQQRI encoded by the coding sequence ATGAGCGAAAAAGAATTGCAGGAATCGCTCGCGCTTCTCGATCTCTACAGAGCCCAAATTGAGAGCCTCGCAGAGCAGCAACAGATTGTCCAAGCATCGATCGAGGAGCACATGAGGGCGAAGTCAACCCTCACGAGCGTTTCTAAATCCGAAGAGGGTACGGAGATCCTCGTGCCAGTTGGCGGCAATTCATTCGTCTTTGCGAAAGTGGCGTCGAACAAGAAGGCAATCGTCGGGATCGGCAGCGGAATTTCTGTCGAGAAACCCATGGACGAGGCGGTCAAAACGATCGAATCAAGACTGCAAGAGCTCATCGACACTTTCAACAAACTCGGGGAAAGAAGATCGGCGCTCGAGGCTCAGAGTTCCCAACTGACGAGAAAAATCCAGGAAACTTATCAGAAGGTCCAACAAAGGATTTAG
- a CDS encoding 50S ribosomal protein LX has protein sequence MRAFRVEGTFKINPKKKQKFSIEIAAIDEKDAIHRILSNLGSRHKVPRKQIQLNEIKEISNEEITNPVVRYLAGGAR, from the coding sequence ATGAGAGCGTTCAGAGTGGAAGGCACATTCAAAATCAATCCTAAAAAGAAACAAAAGTTCAGCATTGAAATTGCAGCGATCGATGAGAAGGATGCGATTCATAGGATACTCTCGAACCTCGGGAGCAGGCATAAAGTTCCACGTAAGCAGATTCAATTGAATGAAATCAAGGAGATCAGCAATGAAGAAATTACCAATCCAGTCGTGAGATATCTTGCAGGAGGGGCGCGATGA
- a CDS encoding radical SAM protein yields MSEEIIAFYPGKNFPAISITGSHCGLMCDHCRGVYLRDMISATSPEELLRVASSVINQGAEGILLSGGSNSKGRVELDRFVPAIKEIKKRGLKVNVHTGLLTSDAISFLMEAAPDCFSVDIVGDEKVIKHIFHLEASPADYLNSMELLFDNGAKRVVPHFCLGLSEDPERDRDVFDLLSGFPISAFVIILFRPTPGTPLFNRRPPDESDVVEFVRSAVELLRCPILIGCMRPRGNWKIEIECAKIGVAGIALPSRKTVEGLKELDYRIETRKCCCALYR; encoded by the coding sequence ATGAGTGAGGAGATTATCGCATTTTACCCCGGTAAAAATTTTCCAGCTATCTCGATCACGGGATCACATTGCGGTTTGATGTGCGATCACTGCCGTGGAGTTTATCTCCGCGACATGATTTCTGCAACATCACCTGAAGAGCTGTTACGCGTTGCGTCCTCGGTCATTAATCAAGGAGCCGAAGGCATCCTGCTGAGCGGAGGCTCTAACTCGAAAGGAAGGGTTGAACTCGATCGATTCGTCCCGGCGATCAAAGAAATCAAGAAAAGGGGGCTGAAGGTCAATGTTCACACCGGCCTTCTCACATCTGACGCGATTTCCTTTCTCATGGAGGCCGCCCCTGATTGCTTTTCGGTCGATATCGTCGGGGATGAGAAAGTCATCAAGCATATCTTTCATCTTGAGGCATCACCAGCAGACTATTTGAACTCCATGGAATTGCTCTTTGATAACGGTGCAAAGAGGGTCGTCCCACATTTTTGTCTCGGTCTTTCTGAGGATCCAGAGAGGGATCGCGATGTGTTCGATCTTCTTTCAGGATTTCCGATATCTGCATTCGTCATCATCCTCTTCCGCCCGACACCTGGCACTCCGCTATTCAACCGAAGGCCGCCTGATGAATCCGATGTGGTCGAGTTTGTGAGGAGCGCCGTCGAATTGCTCCGCTGTCCGATCCTTATCGGCTGCATGAGGCCAAGGGGGAACTGGAAGATCGAAATTGAATGCGCCAAAATCGGAGTAGCCGGTATCGCGTTGCCGTCACGAAAAACCGTTGAAGGTCTGAAAGAATTGGATTACAGAATTGAAACGCGGAAGTGCTGCTGCGCCCTCTATCGATAA
- the priS gene encoding DNA primase catalytic subunit PriS, producing MRSDPMTDGAARISKETEFIISWFRKHYEKSPPPPPERFGRREFGFMFFDRDFVQRHVAFTKANDLTSFLISQVPAHVYYSSAYYEVPSAPTMDEKGWLGADLIFDLDADHIKGAEAMSYPEMLAAVKKEIIRLLDEFLMGDLGFGSQDIKVVFSGGRGYHVHVSDERVTSLKSHERREIVDYITGTDLSIDWVFPMDPFEKRQFKHVTKVNISRKFPPANSAAWRRRFRKGTELLLNEIAGLSIEAIKDRYPSLKNEPDHLIKKMLDDLFTKRGETAGKDNLFENNTLEIFSSDKARDLFLKFVFEEVKPRMAGQVDEPVTSDIKRLIRLPFTLHGKTGLLVVRMSRDELDEFDPLRDAVPDTFTDDPVKLIVNRKIDIKLRDERFALDGEVEVPLFAAIFLLCRKEAVLAR from the coding sequence GTGCGCAGCGATCCGATGACCGATGGTGCCGCGAGAATTTCAAAGGAAACGGAATTCATCATCAGTTGGTTCAGAAAACATTATGAAAAGTCACCGCCCCCACCACCAGAGCGCTTCGGAAGGCGTGAATTTGGCTTCATGTTCTTCGATAGGGACTTTGTCCAGCGGCATGTCGCCTTTACGAAAGCGAATGATCTGACCTCATTCCTCATCTCGCAGGTACCAGCGCACGTTTATTATTCCTCCGCGTATTACGAAGTTCCATCAGCCCCCACCATGGATGAAAAGGGATGGCTGGGCGCCGATCTCATTTTCGATCTCGACGCAGACCACATCAAAGGCGCTGAAGCAATGAGTTACCCCGAAATGCTCGCCGCTGTCAAAAAAGAGATTATACGCCTTCTCGACGAATTTCTCATGGGCGATCTGGGGTTTGGATCGCAGGACATCAAAGTCGTTTTCTCGGGCGGAAGAGGGTATCACGTCCATGTGAGCGATGAGCGCGTGACCTCACTCAAAAGCCACGAACGCAGGGAAATCGTTGATTACATTACTGGCACAGACCTCAGCATCGATTGGGTTTTTCCAATGGATCCCTTTGAAAAAAGGCAATTCAAGCATGTGACAAAAGTAAACATCTCAAGAAAATTTCCTCCCGCGAATTCGGCCGCATGGCGACGTCGATTTCGCAAAGGCACAGAGCTGTTGTTGAATGAGATCGCAGGTCTTTCGATCGAGGCGATCAAAGACCGTTACCCTTCGCTGAAAAATGAGCCAGATCATCTCATCAAAAAAATGCTCGATGATCTTTTTACAAAAAGGGGGGAAACCGCTGGAAAAGACAATCTGTTCGAGAACAACACGCTCGAGATCTTCTCTTCCGATAAAGCGAGAGATCTCTTTCTCAAATTTGTCTTTGAGGAGGTCAAACCGAGAATGGCTGGCCAGGTGGACGAGCCCGTGACAAGTGATATCAAGAGGCTGATCCGCTTACCGTTTACCCTTCACGGAAAGACCGGGCTTCTCGTCGTCAGAATGAGCAGAGATGAACTTGATGAGTTTGATCCTCTGAGAGATGCGGTACCAGACACCTTCACCGACGATCCTGTCAAGCTCATCGTCAATCGTAAGATTGACATCAAGCTCAGGGATGAGCGTTTTGCCCTCGATGGCGAGGTTGAAGTTCCACTTTTCGCAGCAATCTTCCTTCTCTGTAGGAAGGAAGCGGTACTCGCGAGATGA
- a CDS encoding zinc metalloprotease HtpX: MGAVSRTALLFAFMFGLFIVIGWAIGSLFIGNWIIGAVFFLAIAGVFNLIAYFYSSKIVLWSYRAKIVTEKEAPRLYKIVKLVAFKANLPMPQVAIVPSETPNAFATGRNPKNAVVAATEGILKTLNDDELEGVIAHEFAHIKDRDILVMSIAATLAGAISFAARSFWYSVLFGGGGRRDSSAAFIALIVAITAPIAALLIQLAISRSREYLADEEGALIIGRPMSLAKALEKLEAANKRKPIEFGNPASSSIWIVNPFGSSGLVHLFSTHPPIAERVKRLKQMASKMGQL, encoded by the coding sequence ATGGGAGCAGTTTCGCGCACGGCGCTGCTATTCGCGTTCATGTTCGGCCTCTTTATCGTCATAGGTTGGGCCATTGGGAGTTTATTCATTGGTAACTGGATCATTGGAGCGGTCTTTTTCCTTGCGATCGCAGGGGTTTTCAATCTCATCGCGTACTTCTATTCCTCAAAGATTGTACTTTGGTCTTATCGTGCAAAGATTGTAACTGAAAAGGAAGCGCCGAGGCTTTATAAGATTGTTAAACTCGTCGCTTTCAAGGCCAACCTGCCGATGCCGCAGGTCGCGATCGTCCCGAGCGAAACGCCGAACGCATTTGCAACCGGTCGCAATCCGAAAAATGCAGTCGTGGCTGCAACTGAGGGCATTCTGAAGACGCTCAATGACGATGAGCTCGAGGGCGTCATCGCTCATGAATTTGCGCACATCAAAGACAGGGACATTCTTGTTATGAGCATTGCCGCGACGCTTGCTGGGGCGATCTCCTTTGCCGCGAGATCCTTCTGGTACAGCGTTCTATTCGGTGGCGGGGGTCGCAGGGACTCGTCGGCAGCATTTATCGCTCTTATCGTCGCGATCACCGCGCCGATCGCCGCGCTGCTCATCCAATTGGCAATCTCGAGGAGCAGGGAATATTTGGCTGATGAAGAGGGCGCGTTGATCATCGGAAGACCGATGAGCCTGGCGAAAGCACTTGAAAAGCTTGAAGCGGCGAACAAGCGCAAACCGATCGAATTCGGGAATCCGGCATCCTCGTCGATATGGATCGTCAATCCGTTCGGTTCGAGCGGGCTTGTCCACCTCTTCTCCACGCACCCGCCAATCGCTGAAAGGGTCAAGCGCCTGAAGCAGATGGCGAGCAAGATGGGGCAGCTCTGA
- a CDS encoding PHP domain-containing protein, whose amino-acid sequence MGKSTVINLHAHTTFSDGIFDIETIVREAARKGLTHIAITDHFETTKVCSLSKRDFKRYLATIENVKKKYEGTITVLAGVEIDANPDRCDLNGIPVEMLNSLDLVLFEHVNDFLNGGADIETVGEFISKLSVPCGLAHPDFEMAFFDVQPEDLAEMLSAYRFFIEINTAKPYRRNGMAFYERAEDLIAKLRGKVRFSIGTDVHRTLSEVYNVIPAYNFARKIGIEEDLLF is encoded by the coding sequence GTGGGAAAAAGTACAGTGATCAATCTCCACGCGCACACCACTTTTTCCGATGGAATCTTTGACATCGAGACGATCGTTAGGGAAGCCGCGCGAAAGGGATTGACGCACATCGCGATCACGGATCATTTTGAAACGACGAAAGTCTGTTCACTGAGCAAACGCGATTTCAAGCGGTATCTCGCGACGATCGAGAATGTCAAAAAGAAATACGAGGGGACGATCACCGTCCTCGCTGGTGTGGAAATTGATGCGAATCCAGATCGATGTGATTTGAATGGCATACCAGTCGAGATGCTCAATTCCCTCGATCTTGTGTTGTTTGAACATGTCAATGATTTTTTGAACGGCGGCGCAGACATTGAAACCGTCGGAGAGTTTATTTCAAAACTCTCTGTTCCTTGCGGACTCGCGCATCCTGATTTTGAAATGGCGTTCTTTGATGTCCAACCGGAAGATCTCGCAGAAATGCTCTCGGCATACCGCTTCTTCATCGAAATCAACACAGCGAAGCCGTACAGAAGGAACGGGATGGCGTTTTATGAAAGGGCGGAAGACCTCATCGCGAAGCTCAGGGGAAAAGTCAGATTTTCGATCGGGACCGACGTTCACAGAACACTATCGGAAGTTTACAATGTCATTCCAGCCTACAACTTCGCGAGAAAGATCGGGATAGAAGAGGACCTTCTCTTCTGA
- a CDS encoding orotidine 5'-phosphate decarboxylase has protein sequence MKPVLQVALDMMHLKRAIEIGKEAVEGGADWIEAGTPLIKSEGAECLRALKREFPDRVIVADMKTMDVGGFEVEIASKAGADIVTVMGLSNDGTISEAVLTGRKYGTKIMVDLMNVEDKVKRAKEVEALGASYVCLHVGIDEQMRGGKSPLEVVKAVSEVTNIPVAVAGGITSETAASFLRAGASIIIVGGGIIKAEDVRAAAKRIKEAIERGESIASDLSKKYTAEELFEAFSRVSTPNIADAAHKRGVMKGIIPRIKHGTKMVGRALTVQTSKGDWAKPVEAIDRAQKGDVIVIDAGGSDIAVWGELASWSCKVKGIAGIVVDGAVRDIDTIIEIGFPCFSRYVTPEAGEPKGFGGIGLEIVCGGQVVRTGDWIIGDESGVIVVPQEHAVEIANRALDVLERENRIREEIKRGRTLSSVQELEKWEKVQ, from the coding sequence ATGAAACCCGTTTTGCAGGTCGCCCTCGACATGATGCATCTCAAGAGGGCGATTGAAATAGGAAAGGAAGCGGTTGAAGGTGGAGCGGACTGGATCGAGGCGGGCACACCTTTGATCAAAAGCGAGGGTGCTGAATGTCTGAGAGCGCTCAAGCGCGAATTTCCTGATCGCGTCATCGTCGCGGACATGAAAACGATGGATGTCGGGGGATTCGAAGTTGAAATCGCGTCGAAGGCAGGCGCTGATATCGTGACAGTCATGGGGCTTTCCAACGACGGGACGATTTCCGAGGCGGTTCTCACTGGTCGCAAGTACGGGACGAAGATCATGGTCGACCTGATGAATGTCGAGGACAAAGTGAAAAGGGCGAAAGAAGTGGAGGCGCTAGGCGCCTCTTACGTTTGCCTTCACGTCGGCATCGACGAGCAGATGCGCGGCGGGAAATCGCCTCTCGAAGTGGTCAAGGCGGTGTCGGAGGTAACGAACATTCCAGTTGCGGTCGCAGGCGGGATCACTTCCGAGACCGCCGCCTCATTCCTGAGAGCTGGTGCATCGATTATTATCGTCGGCGGGGGAATCATCAAGGCCGAGGACGTGAGGGCGGCCGCGAAGAGAATTAAAGAGGCGATCGAGAGAGGCGAATCAATCGCTTCTGACCTCTCAAAAAAATACACGGCTGAGGAGCTCTTCGAGGCGTTTTCACGCGTCTCGACGCCGAATATCGCTGACGCAGCGCATAAGAGAGGGGTCATGAAGGGCATTATCCCGAGAATAAAACACGGCACCAAGATGGTCGGCCGGGCGTTGACTGTCCAGACATCGAAAGGGGACTGGGCCAAGCCGGTGGAGGCAATTGATCGCGCGCAAAAGGGCGATGTCATCGTCATCGATGCTGGAGGAAGCGACATCGCAGTCTGGGGGGAGCTTGCCTCGTGGAGCTGCAAGGTCAAGGGGATTGCTGGTATTGTCGTCGACGGTGCTGTCAGGGACATCGACACGATCATCGAGATCGGTTTTCCCTGTTTTTCGAGATATGTGACGCCGGAGGCCGGCGAGCCAAAGGGATTCGGCGGGATCGGACTCGAGATTGTTTGCGGTGGACAGGTTGTCCGTACGGGCGACTGGATTATCGGGGATGAGAGTGGCGTCATCGTTGTGCCGCAGGAACACGCAGTCGAAATCGCAAATCGCGCGCTCGATGTGCTTGAAAGAGAGAATCGAATCAGAGAGGAAATTAAAAGAGGGAGAACACTTTCAAGCGTCCAGGAGTTGGAGAAGTGGGAAAAAGTACAGTGA
- a CDS encoding AAA family ATPase, whose product MQEIRRDSGRCVTGIEDLDKILGGGIPVGNMVLVAGGCGTGKTTLAFEFLVRGALIGERGLFVTTVESPAKLLSNLPHFDFFDERMIDDGRIKILQLDELEEIASQTPEIDATEKGHRLVEAIKEIIEKDGIKRLVIDSFSSFLNDDEKMSARRQVLRKLSSILFEKRCTAMIISDEIDDCEGIIADGMILLSNFERRGDLLRIMQVIKMKGTDHSRSKYVIDLTDCGILATPLLRGGSS is encoded by the coding sequence ATGCAGGAAATCCGGCGGGACAGCGGAAGGTGTGTGACGGGCATCGAAGACCTCGACAAAATCCTCGGTGGCGGGATACCCGTCGGGAACATGGTTCTGGTCGCGGGCGGTTGCGGGACGGGAAAGACGACACTGGCCTTCGAGTTTCTCGTGCGCGGGGCTTTAATCGGCGAAAGAGGTCTTTTCGTGACAACGGTTGAGTCCCCAGCAAAATTGCTCTCGAATCTCCCCCACTTCGATTTTTTCGATGAGAGGATGATCGATGACGGTCGTATCAAAATTCTTCAACTTGATGAACTTGAAGAAATCGCGAGTCAAACACCCGAGATCGACGCAACCGAGAAGGGTCACCGGCTTGTCGAGGCGATCAAAGAAATTATTGAAAAGGATGGCATCAAGCGCCTCGTCATCGATTCGTTCAGCAGTTTTTTGAATGACGATGAAAAAATGAGTGCCCGACGGCAGGTGCTGAGAAAGCTGAGCTCAATTCTTTTCGAAAAAAGATGCACGGCGATGATTATTTCGGATGAGATCGACGATTGCGAGGGAATCATCGCCGATGGCATGATTCTTCTGAGCAATTTTGAGAGGAGGGGCGATTTGCTGAGGATTATGCAGGTTATCAAGATGAAGGGAACGGATCACTCACGATCGAAATACGTAATCGATTTGACGGATTGCGGAATCCTTGCAACGCCGTTACTCCGAGGGGGATCATCATGA
- a CDS encoding type IV pilin, with protein MKKIWKMRRDSEAVSPVIATILMVAITVVLAAVLYVMVMGFGGPTTTTPTGSFTAATKINATTMKISFGVITPDTPPSNLKIIVEDPDGNVGTWNWSDEKNKYSITGTPDVTDNVNGEIEYVDLAQNNIINSGDYLKITMKSTATSGTYRVTMLYTPTGAVIDDITFNW; from the coding sequence ATGAAAAAGATTTGGAAAATGAGAAGGGATTCTGAGGCAGTTTCCCCGGTCATCGCCACCATTCTCATGGTTGCCATCACCGTCGTCTTGGCGGCGGTGTTGTACGTCATGGTGATGGGATTCGGAGGGCCGACGACGACAACGCCAACTGGATCGTTTACAGCGGCGACGAAGATAAATGCAACCACGATGAAAATATCTTTTGGCGTGATAACGCCAGATACGCCACCCTCGAATCTGAAAATTATAGTCGAAGATCCTGACGGGAATGTTGGAACTTGGAACTGGAGTGATGAGAAGAATAAATATTCGATTACAGGCACTCCAGACGTTACAGATAATGTGAACGGGGAAATAGAGTATGTGGACCTAGCACAAAACAATATTATAAATTCTGGTGATTACCTAAAGATAACAATGAAGTCAACCGCCACATCAGGGACGTATCGGGTAACGATGTTGTATACGCCCACCGGTGCAGTGATAGACGATATTACATTCAACTGGTAA